One genomic segment of Acaryochloris marina S15 includes these proteins:
- a CDS encoding PleD family two-component system response regulator → MKTVLVVDDSPAELKLMCLYLKEAGYLVVSTDDAKDALSKAETQKPDLVITDVVMPEMSGFELCRSLKKNEATQQLPVIICTTKNQDLDKLWGRKQGADEYITKPYTREDFLKAVKSAI, encoded by the coding sequence GTGAAAACTGTTTTAGTAGTGGATGATAGTCCGGCTGAACTAAAGCTAATGTGTCTATATTTAAAAGAAGCGGGTTATCTTGTGGTCAGCACAGATGATGCCAAAGATGCGTTGAGCAAAGCTGAAACTCAAAAGCCTGATCTTGTCATTACCGATGTGGTCATGCCGGAAATGAGTGGGTTTGAGTTGTGCCGAAGTCTAAAGAAGAACGAAGCGACTCAGCAATTACCTGTGATTATCTGCACGACTAAGAATCAGGATTTAGATAAGCTCTGGGGTAGAAAGCAAGGGGCAGATGAATACATTACCAAGCCCTACACCCGTGAAGATTTTTTAAAAGCTGTTAAATCTGCTATCTAA
- a CDS encoding DUF932 domain-containing protein: MKQGLTLVEMAQAVQDQAEAKRDFVADTRTLEMNPDGSITVESEEVEETFTTTEHTHGQISQRLSIPLKYYRRMQSTAPQLLAENVNHWFNTNHERRMIRTLDGSARAFLSDRYRRVDNFEIAETVLPVLNEFGDGLKIVSVGLTDSRLYIKAINERVQLDVKKGDAVQAGVVISNSEIGLGSIRVEPLVFRLICLNGMISQDHSFKKYHVGRQVGESDAAMELFSDETMQADDRALLLKIRDMVRGAADVAKFTQIVDRMRDATERKIEGNPVTAVEVLGDKLNVNQEEKSGILTHLIQGGDLTAYGMMNAVTRTSQDVESYDRATELETMGSQVLSLPQATWREIAVAR; encoded by the coding sequence ATGAAACAAGGACTTACGCTCGTTGAAATGGCCCAAGCTGTTCAAGACCAGGCTGAGGCCAAGCGTGATTTTGTTGCTGATACACGCACTCTTGAGATGAACCCTGATGGTTCAATCACAGTTGAGTCAGAAGAAGTCGAGGAAACTTTCACCACTACTGAACACACCCACGGCCAGATTTCCCAACGCCTCAGCATTCCCCTCAAATACTATCGCCGTATGCAATCTACAGCCCCCCAACTTCTAGCTGAGAACGTCAATCATTGGTTCAACACTAACCATGAGCGGCGCATGATTCGCACCCTTGACGGTTCTGCTCGTGCTTTCCTCTCAGACCGCTATCGCAGAGTGGACAACTTTGAGATTGCTGAAACGGTCTTGCCCGTCCTGAATGAGTTTGGTGACGGCTTGAAAATCGTTAGCGTTGGCCTGACTGACTCAAGACTGTATATCAAGGCAATCAATGAAAGAGTTCAGCTTGACGTGAAAAAAGGTGACGCTGTTCAAGCTGGGGTGGTCATCAGTAATTCTGAGATTGGTCTTGGCTCGATACGGGTTGAACCCCTTGTATTTCGGTTAATTTGCCTCAACGGCATGATTTCTCAAGACCACAGCTTTAAGAAATATCATGTGGGTCGCCAAGTCGGTGAAAGTGATGCCGCGATGGAACTATTCAGCGATGAGACGATGCAAGCAGATGACAGAGCGCTATTGCTCAAAATCCGTGACATGGTGCGAGGGGCTGCTGATGTTGCCAAGTTCACCCAGATAGTTGATCGGATGCGCGATGCCACAGAACGCAAGATCGAGGGTAACCCGGTCACTGCTGTGGAGGTATTGGGCGATAAGCTCAACGTCAATCAGGAAGAGAAGTCAGGCATACTAACCCACCTGATCCAGGGTGGCGATTTGACCGCTTACGGAATGATGAACGCTGTCACCCGGACTTCCCAAGATGTTGAGAGCTACGACCGGGCAACGGAGCTAGAGACGATGGGTTCTCAGGTTCTGAGCCTACCTCAAGCTACCTGGCGAGAGATTGCGGTAGCCCGATAG
- a CDS encoding DUF5131 family protein, which yields MENSKIEWTATQKPDGTWEPGYTFNPWIGCAHISPGCANCYAETLMDKRYHRVKWGKNGTRSRTSETYWKQPHKWNRKAAKFGVTKTVFCASLADVFEDRDDLIDWRLDLFDTVIDKTPNLTWLLLTKRVDVAAKFFQFRQAIPNVWLGHSICTQHEYDVVIPKLAKLRKKVGGIFLSCEPLLEPLDLGDSPANWIIAGGESGPGARPCDVDWIRSIRDQCKTADIPVFIKQLGSKPVGVPKLRSAKGGDIHEWPDDLRVREFPEFG from the coding sequence ATGGAGAATAGCAAGATTGAGTGGACTGCAACTCAAAAACCAGATGGGACATGGGAACCTGGATACACTTTCAACCCTTGGATCGGCTGCGCCCACATCAGTCCTGGCTGTGCAAATTGCTACGCCGAAACCCTGATGGATAAAAGATATCATCGCGTGAAGTGGGGTAAGAACGGAACCAGATCGCGCACCTCAGAAACCTATTGGAAGCAACCCCATAAGTGGAATCGCAAAGCTGCGAAGTTCGGGGTCACTAAAACTGTGTTCTGCGCGTCTTTAGCCGATGTGTTTGAGGACCGAGATGATCTGATCGATTGGCGATTGGATCTGTTTGATACTGTCATCGACAAAACGCCCAACCTAACCTGGCTTCTACTCACCAAGCGGGTAGATGTTGCGGCTAAGTTTTTCCAATTCAGACAAGCAATACCCAACGTCTGGTTGGGCCATAGCATCTGCACCCAGCATGAATATGATGTCGTCATTCCCAAGCTAGCAAAGTTGCGGAAGAAAGTTGGTGGGATTTTTCTAAGTTGCGAACCCCTGCTTGAACCCTTGGATCTTGGTGATTCTCCCGCGAATTGGATTATTGCCGGGGGTGAATCTGGCCCTGGCGCACGGCCTTGCGATGTGGACTGGATTCGCTCAATTCGGGACCAATGCAAGACCGCAGATATACCCGTGTTTATCAAGCAGCTCGGCAGCAAACCCGTGGGTGTTCCCAAACTCCGTTCTGCGAAGGGTGGAGACATTCACGAGTGGCCTGATGATTTGCGAGTGAGGGAATTTCCAGAGTTTGGATGA
- a CDS encoding helix-turn-helix transcriptional regulator: protein MAVIFKLKEVRENRGFSQNQLARATGMSPQNIQKIEQGKAKGIQFDTLEKICDALNCGITELLVRIKPEV, encoded by the coding sequence ATGGCTGTGATTTTTAAACTGAAAGAAGTCAGAGAGAATAGAGGGTTTTCCCAAAACCAGCTAGCAAGAGCAACTGGCATGTCTCCTCAAAATATTCAAAAAATTGAGCAGGGAAAAGCTAAGGGTATTCAGTTCGATACTCTTGAAAAAATCTGTGACGCTCTTAACTGCGGGATTACAGAGTTGCTCGTGAGAATTAAGCCTGAAGTATAG
- a CDS encoding DNA cytosine methyltransferase produces the protein MKKKSYITVTDQFAGCGGSSSGAAQAGCEIVMAINHWERAVETHNTNFPNTAHDCLDISACDPCRYPSTDILLSSPECTNHTIAKGKRRKNLGQMDLFNPQTIDPADERSRAILWDVVRFSEAHRYNFIIVENVVEVRHWILFDSWLNAMHTLGYDHKAVFFNSMFAEAPQSRDRVYIVFWRKNNPKPNLSFTPLAHCSECGEVEAIQSWKNPFKKWGRYGKRNQYVYRCPSCAQIVEPYYTPAYTAIDWSYPSIKVGERKRPLRPATLDRIRKGLEKFNNPVLVETAYGKDTSNRVRSVEGILPTQTARQTMALAMPFIVRNYTGAQAASISEPLPTVTTVDHNSLVQPFMVTLRNHNQAHSLEEPLGTVTAGGGHHGLVQPFLASYYSGSDQVCGVDKAIPTITAGDRHALVQPDRSISVEDCYFRMLQPHEIQAAMAFSQDYVVIGNKREKVKQLGNAVTPPVMQMIVQRCLDSLSSSNF, from the coding sequence ATGAAGAAAAAATCTTACATCACAGTCACCGACCAATTTGCTGGGTGTGGTGGTTCGAGCAGTGGTGCTGCTCAAGCGGGCTGTGAAATCGTGATGGCAATCAACCACTGGGAAAGGGCCGTTGAAACCCACAATACCAACTTTCCCAATACCGCCCATGATTGCCTGGACATCAGCGCTTGCGACCCTTGTCGCTATCCCAGTACGGATATTTTGCTGAGTTCGCCCGAGTGTACAAACCATACGATTGCGAAAGGAAAAAGACGCAAAAACCTGGGCCAGATGGACTTATTTAATCCCCAAACCATCGACCCGGCTGATGAAAGATCAAGGGCTATTTTATGGGATGTCGTCAGATTTTCAGAGGCCCATCGGTACAACTTCATCATCGTGGAGAACGTTGTTGAGGTGCGTCACTGGATCCTGTTCGATAGCTGGCTTAATGCCATGCACACCTTGGGATATGACCATAAGGCGGTATTCTTCAACAGCATGTTTGCCGAAGCACCTCAAAGCAGGGACCGTGTTTACATTGTCTTCTGGAGGAAAAACAACCCTAAACCCAACCTCAGCTTTACCCCCCTGGCCCATTGCTCCGAATGTGGCGAGGTCGAGGCCATCCAGTCTTGGAAAAACCCATTCAAAAAATGGGGGCGTTACGGCAAGCGCAATCAGTATGTTTATCGCTGTCCCAGTTGCGCTCAGATCGTGGAGCCTTACTATACCCCAGCCTATACCGCGATTGACTGGAGCTATCCCAGTATCAAGGTGGGTGAGCGCAAAAGACCACTGAGGCCAGCAACTCTAGACCGCATTCGTAAGGGATTGGAGAAGTTCAACAATCCTGTCCTGGTAGAAACGGCTTACGGCAAAGACACGAGCAATCGGGTTCGGAGTGTGGAGGGGATTCTTCCCACCCAGACTGCCCGCCAAACAATGGCCTTGGCAATGCCGTTCATTGTCAGGAATTACACGGGGGCGCAGGCCGCTAGCATTAGTGAGCCACTGCCCACAGTCACCACGGTTGACCATAATTCGCTGGTGCAGCCGTTTATGGTGACACTCCGAAACCACAACCAAGCACACTCACTGGAGGAGCCGCTAGGTACGGTCACCGCTGGGGGAGGGCATCACGGTTTAGTTCAGCCTTTTCTAGCTAGCTATTACAGTGGCTCAGATCAAGTCTGTGGAGTGGATAAAGCCATTCCCACCATCACTGCCGGCGACCGCCATGCCCTGGTGCAACCGGATCGCTCTATCTCTGTTGAAGACTGCTATTTTCGCATGTTGCAACCTCATGAAATCCAGGCAGCGATGGCCTTTTCTCAAGATTACGTCGTGATTGGCAATAAGCGAGAGAAGGTTAAACAGCTTGGCAACGCCGTTACTCCACCCGTAATGCAGATGATTGTGCAACGTTGCCTTGATTCCCTGTCATCCTCAAATTTTTGA
- a CDS encoding HAD-IIIA family hydrolase produces MKLIILDKDGTLTTPKSGKKFVQKPEDQILLPGVLDAVRWHTLQGHMLVIASNQGGVSAGHKTIEEVILEMKYCLHLLLGIQSAYFCPDLEGNQCWHVERQSSSQIEVLRFKGRMQKPGDGMIQQALLDHPSVSEILFIGDRQEDEQAAHTAGVAFQSAESWRLPRE; encoded by the coding sequence ATGAAACTCATCATTCTAGATAAGGATGGCACTCTCACTACCCCCAAAAGCGGCAAGAAGTTTGTGCAAAAACCAGAGGACCAAATATTACTTCCTGGTGTTTTGGATGCCGTGAGATGGCACACCTTACAAGGTCATATGCTTGTCATCGCCTCAAATCAGGGAGGTGTATCAGCAGGGCATAAAACGATTGAGGAAGTGATCTTAGAGATGAAATATTGTTTACATCTACTCCTCGGGATACAGTCAGCCTATTTTTGTCCTGATTTAGAGGGCAATCAATGCTGGCATGTGGAACGGCAGAGCAGCTCCCAAATAGAGGTACTGAGGTTCAAAGGCAGAATGCAAAAACCTGGAGACGGGATGATTCAGCAAGCGCTTTTAGACCATCCTAGTGTGTCTGAAATACTATTCATTGGTGATCGCCAGGAAGACGAGCAAGCGGCCCATACCGCTGGGGTTGCATTCCAAAGTGCAGAGAGTTGGAGATTGCCCAGAGAATAA
- a CDS encoding ASCH domain-containing protein: MKILTLWQPWATFIALDLKRYETRSWGTRYRGKLAIHAAKRPIGLDGQAIVSQVNDLTGGKVPRKPCDYPLGCIVAIADLVDCPQMDSKLISRQTELELAVGCWQPGRFAWQLGNIVVLPDPIPYRGSQGLRDVRPDVLKILMELTNGE; encoded by the coding sequence ATGAAAATCCTCACCCTCTGGCAACCGTGGGCAACCTTCATTGCCCTGGACCTCAAGCGCTATGAAACCCGATCATGGGGCACTCGCTACCGAGGCAAGCTAGCGATTCATGCGGCCAAGCGACCTATCGGTTTAGACGGGCAAGCCATAGTGAGCCAAGTTAATGATCTGACGGGTGGCAAGGTGCCGCGCAAACCATGTGATTACCCACTCGGTTGCATTGTGGCAATTGCGGATCTGGTGGACTGTCCCCAGATGGACTCGAAGCTGATCAGCAGACAAACCGAACTGGAGCTGGCCGTGGGGTGCTGGCAACCTGGGCGCTTTGCATGGCAGTTAGGAAACATCGTTGTACTGCCTGATCCTATTCCCTATCGCGGGAGCCAGGGACTCCGGGATGTCCGACCTGATGTACTGAAAATTTTGATGGAGTTAACCAATGGAGAATAG
- a CDS encoding DUF4113 domain-containing protein: MQSKWRSPRYTTYWAEVARGELLS, from the coding sequence ATGCAGTCCAAGTGGCGATCGCCGAGGTATACGACATACTGGGCTGAAGTTGCCCGTGGCGAATTGTTGAGTTAG
- a CDS encoding ParB/RepB/Spo0J family partition protein, with translation MTRRKERTPYEPMSGVRALIEPLPKNSSSFYQHTLEVSKIQASKEQPRRYFNPEKMKELTTSIQTHGILEPLIVRPISEDRYELVAGERRLRAAQSAGFEEVPVSIRELTDEEAIQLALVENLQREDLNPVEETEGILYLLSYQLQQKRDSIIALLQRMDNEAKGKVTRNVTGKPEAEIIETIFKTVGGMTWKSFVRNRLPLLKWPTDVLNAVRDGKLEYTKGSIIARIQDKPKRQRLLKTAIKNDLTLAEIKLRVQELIPKSIKPNQGGPLMQDIDQAYKQVKKSKIWKNPKKKKQLERLLLQLTRLLEGED, from the coding sequence GTGACACGACGTAAAGAACGCACCCCATATGAACCTATGAGCGGGGTAAGAGCTTTGATTGAACCTTTACCTAAGAATTCAAGCTCTTTTTATCAACATACTCTGGAAGTATCTAAGATCCAAGCATCAAAAGAGCAACCTCGTCGTTACTTCAATCCTGAAAAGATGAAGGAATTGACGACATCTATACAGACTCATGGAATTTTGGAACCCCTAATCGTGCGTCCTATCTCTGAGGATAGGTATGAGTTAGTCGCAGGAGAGAGAAGATTACGTGCTGCACAATCAGCCGGATTTGAAGAAGTCCCAGTATCAATTCGTGAATTAACTGATGAAGAAGCAATACAACTTGCACTTGTTGAAAATTTACAGAGGGAAGATCTTAATCCAGTTGAAGAAACTGAGGGAATTCTCTATCTGCTGTCTTATCAACTTCAGCAGAAGCGTGACTCCATAATTGCCCTTCTTCAACGGATGGATAATGAAGCAAAGGGTAAAGTTACCCGTAACGTTACGGGTAAACCGGAGGCAGAAATAATAGAAACTATTTTCAAGACAGTAGGTGGCATGACATGGAAATCTTTTGTAAGGAATCGTCTGCCTTTACTGAAATGGCCTACAGATGTCTTAAATGCAGTAAGAGATGGGAAATTAGAATATACTAAAGGAAGTATAATCGCCCGAATTCAAGATAAGCCTAAAAGGCAGCGATTACTAAAGACTGCCATAAAAAATGACTTAACTCTCGCTGAAATTAAACTAAGAGTCCAAGAACTTATCCCAAAAAGCATAAAGCCTAATCAAGGCGGACCTCTTATGCAGGATATTGACCAAGCTTATAAACAAGTTAAAAAGTCAAAGATCTGGAAAAATCCCAAAAAGAAAAAGCAACTGGAAAGACTTCTCTTGCAGTTAACAAGGCTACTTGAGGGTGAGGATTAA
- a CDS encoding DUF3768 domain-containing protein, whose product MTTTEVTQAPTIAQLNDRFRQGDHTLGQVYTTQLVKGLSSEAQQELFRLVRVFDDFTEDNDPWQEHDYGRIEFQGEQYLWKIDYYDKSLEYGSDAPGNPKVTTRVLTLMHSSEY is encoded by the coding sequence ATGACCACTACAGAAGTAACCCAAGCCCCCACCATTGCCCAGCTCAATGACCGCTTTCGTCAAGGTGACCATACCCTAGGCCAGGTCTACACCACTCAGCTTGTTAAAGGTCTTTCGTCAGAAGCTCAGCAAGAACTCTTTCGACTGGTCCGTGTGTTCGATGATTTCACGGAAGATAATGACCCGTGGCAAGAACACGATTACGGGCGGATCGAGTTCCAGGGTGAGCAATATCTCTGGAAAATTGATTATTACGACAAAAGCTTAGAATACGGCTCGGATGCCCCTGGTAATCCAAAGGTTACCACCAGGGTTCTGACTCTGATGCACTCCAGCGAGTACTAG
- a CDS encoding MT-A70 family methyltransferase: MYAPTDKRGQQKLAITLNLVPNTPALPVGTYSLIVADPPWSYHLRESDKTHRGRCPYPSMTDEEIMAMPVSSIAAQDSYLLLWTTNNHLPLAFKVMELWGFEYKALHTWVKVTRDRSKIRYGIGHYGRNCTEQILVGRKGKAKTFTALGLTNIPTAFQAPLGQHSQKPEEFYQMADRLGDALGGQRIELFSRCPRPGWENWGAEA, encoded by the coding sequence ATGTATGCCCCCACTGACAAGCGTGGTCAGCAGAAGCTTGCTATTACGCTCAACCTTGTTCCGAATACCCCAGCCCTTCCTGTGGGTACCTATTCCCTGATCGTGGCTGATCCACCGTGGAGCTATCACCTCAGAGAATCTGACAAAACCCATCGGGGGCGGTGCCCTTATCCCTCGATGACCGATGAGGAAATCATGGCGATGCCTGTGAGTTCGATTGCGGCTCAAGATTCTTATCTGTTGTTGTGGACGACAAACAACCACCTACCTTTGGCCTTCAAAGTCATGGAGTTATGGGGGTTTGAGTACAAGGCACTTCATACGTGGGTCAAAGTCACACGAGACAGGTCCAAGATCCGATACGGTATCGGACACTATGGGCGAAATTGCACCGAACAAATTTTGGTAGGCCGCAAAGGTAAGGCCAAAACCTTTACTGCTCTCGGACTGACCAATATTCCCACTGCATTCCAGGCTCCCCTTGGTCAGCACTCTCAGAAGCCAGAAGAGTTTTACCAGATGGCAGATCGGCTAGGTGATGCCCTCGGTGGTCAGCGGATTGAGTTGTTCTCTCGGTGCCCTCGTCCAGGCTGGGAGAACTGGGGAGCGGAGGCATAG
- a CDS encoding ParA family protein encodes MKNSRKVRIISLFNQAGGVGKSTLTMNLGYHLAISDKRVLLIDLDPQASLTLFMGLAPNQIEKTIKNSILDKEPLPICTLHGMDLVPSNILFSAAEQQLSSILRGESRLKQALSPIKNNYDFILIDSPPTLGILSILGLVASDYVLIPSQTHFKSTQGTDLVLNSIAEVRQVLEHDLKIAGLIPNLYTKGTIQDLEALEFLKSQLAPITKVYPPIPRSTAFADASQERQPLAVYNSRHPAVTILDGIAKDLEELL; translated from the coding sequence ATGAAGAATTCGAGGAAAGTGAGGATTATCTCATTATTTAACCAAGCTGGTGGGGTTGGAAAAAGTACACTAACTATGAACTTAGGCTATCACTTAGCGATTAGCGATAAAAGAGTATTGTTAATTGATCTTGATCCTCAAGCAAGCCTCACACTTTTTATGGGGTTAGCACCTAACCAGATTGAGAAAACCATCAAGAATTCAATATTGGACAAAGAGCCTCTTCCAATTTGCACTCTGCATGGCATGGATTTAGTACCTTCAAATATTCTTTTTAGTGCCGCTGAACAACAACTCTCATCTATTCTTCGTGGTGAATCTCGGTTGAAGCAAGCTCTTTCTCCGATAAAGAACAATTATGACTTCATACTCATAGATTCACCACCAACTCTAGGAATTTTGAGTATTCTAGGACTAGTTGCATCAGATTATGTCCTCATTCCAAGCCAAACACACTTTAAAAGTACACAAGGAACAGACCTAGTATTGAATTCGATCGCTGAAGTTAGACAAGTACTAGAACATGATTTAAAGATTGCAGGTTTAATTCCAAATTTATATACAAAAGGAACAATACAAGACTTGGAAGCCCTAGAATTCTTAAAATCACAACTTGCTCCTATCACAAAAGTCTATCCACCAATACCTCGTTCAACTGCATTTGCTGATGCTTCACAAGAACGACAACCACTCGCTGTATATAATTCACGTCATCCGGCAGTAACTATATTGGATGGAATTGCAAAAGACTTAGAGGAATTATTGTGA
- a CDS encoding ISL3 family transposase produces the protein MDNSIRIPLNLPDVQVLELSKTERGDWLIKIESTLQGTTCHKCGHEITDLHCHDQALRIRHMPLFEVPVYLEIRPKRYRCGYCDDHPTTTQRLEWHEPRSPNTKAYEHWLLRILINSTVSDVARKLGVSEGVVSGIIDRWIACQVDWSEYLDLKVIGIDEISLKRGHRDFVVLITIPTTGGVDILAVLADRKQQTVANFLKSIPLHLRQTIERVCTDMYQGFVSAVREQLPQSKIVIDRFHVAKAYRNCADTVRKREVKRLRQELPKQDYDSIKGAMWAFRKRPENLQESEQQLLERVFAYSPEMKQAYKLREELTQIFEGRYTKNGAKCAIRAWCKRVLKSDIKDFESFLITVNNWMDEMTNYFLEGWTSGFVEGFNNRVKVLKRRCYGIFDIERLFQRISLDLNGYQTFALT, from the coding sequence ATGGATAACTCAATTCGCATTCCCCTCAACCTTCCCGATGTTCAAGTTCTAGAGCTATCGAAGACGGAACGAGGGGATTGGCTGATCAAAATTGAGAGTACTCTGCAAGGAACAACCTGCCACAAATGTGGACATGAGATTACTGACCTTCACTGCCATGATCAGGCTCTTCGAATTCGTCACATGCCATTGTTCGAAGTACCAGTGTATTTAGAAATTCGGCCCAAGCGCTATCGATGCGGGTATTGCGATGACCATCCCACAACAACTCAACGCTTAGAATGGCATGAACCTCGCAGTCCCAATACAAAAGCTTATGAGCATTGGCTTCTGCGTATCCTGATCAACTCAACGGTCTCAGATGTTGCTAGAAAACTAGGCGTTAGTGAAGGTGTCGTCAGTGGCATTATTGATCGCTGGATTGCCTGTCAAGTTGACTGGAGCGAATATTTAGACCTCAAGGTTATCGGGATTGACGAGATTTCTCTGAAAAGAGGCCACCGTGATTTTGTAGTTTTGATCACGATTCCTACCACAGGCGGAGTAGACATATTGGCAGTTCTGGCTGACCGTAAACAACAGACCGTTGCAAATTTCCTTAAATCGATTCCCCTTCATTTACGCCAAACCATTGAGCGGGTTTGTACTGATATGTATCAAGGATTTGTCAGTGCAGTCCGTGAACAACTCCCTCAATCCAAAATTGTCATTGACCGCTTTCATGTGGCCAAAGCCTATCGTAATTGTGCCGATACAGTTCGTAAACGGGAGGTCAAACGTCTACGCCAAGAACTCCCTAAGCAAGACTATGACAGTATCAAAGGTGCGATGTGGGCCTTTCGAAAACGGCCTGAGAATCTCCAGGAGTCAGAACAACAGTTGCTTGAGCGAGTGTTTGCTTATTCTCCTGAGATGAAGCAGGCCTACAAACTCCGAGAGGAATTGACACAGATATTTGAGGGTAGGTACACCAAAAACGGAGCTAAATGTGCCATCCGGGCTTGGTGTAAACGAGTCCTCAAAAGTGACATCAAGGATTTTGAGAGTTTCCTGATCACTGTCAACAATTGGATGGATGAGATGACCAACTATTTTCTGGAGGGATGGACCAGTGGCTTTGTCGAAGGATTTAACAACCGAGTTAAGGTCCTAAAAAGACGATGCTACGGTATTTTCGATATTGAAAGGCTCTTCCAAAGGATTTCGCTTGATCTCAATGGGTATCAGACTTTTGCCTTGACCTAA
- a CDS encoding nuclear transport factor 2 family protein: MPIPPSTINHIINAYFSAFSAMNAAQWSELFTPDAQVYDPVGNPPSNPQTDSKPFFDILQKKNESLVVKPESVFIVGNEAAVKWSLQATNKSHKEASAEGISIFEVSESGKIQKVCAYWDDKAFLAQLQT; this comes from the coding sequence ATGCCCATACCTCCCTCTACGATTAATCACATTATTAATGCTTACTTCTCAGCATTCTCAGCCATGAATGCAGCCCAATGGTCTGAACTATTTACCCCTGATGCCCAAGTCTATGATCCGGTCGGTAATCCGCCTAGCAATCCTCAAACTGACTCAAAACCATTCTTTGACATACTCCAGAAAAAGAATGAGTCTCTAGTCGTCAAGCCAGAATCAGTTTTCATTGTGGGGAATGAAGCCGCTGTGAAATGGAGCTTGCAGGCTACTAACAAAAGTCATAAAGAAGCCAGTGCAGAGGGAATCAGCATTTTTGAAGTTAGTGAATCTGGCAAAATCCAAAAGGTTTGTGCCTACTGGGATGACAAAGCATTCTTAGCGCAGTTGCAGACGTGA
- a CDS encoding phosphoadenosine phosphosulfate reductase family protein, translated as MSATQMVLPFQVPGASTLPDLSTYDRILVAFSGGKDSICCLLRLLELGIPKDRIELHHHLVDSRGHNLFDWPVTESYCRKFAQAFDLPLYMSWLEGGLEREMCRKDQPKAPTHFQTPNGEQISGGQGKPGTRRKFPAKTADLKTRWCSSYLKIDVLSTAIANQSRFNHARTLVVTGERAQESAARAKYLTLEPHRTDRRDSLKLRRHIDHWRPVHSYTSEQVWEMIQRWGVLAHPAYYLGWGRLSCQFCIFGSPNQWASNAAISPERTKRLHQYEQEFQHTIDNKLSIPDMADKGTAYAAIHQHPDQLRLALSNEYTAPILVDPNTWTLPAGAFGESAGPT; from the coding sequence ATGAGCGCCACCCAAATGGTCTTGCCCTTCCAAGTGCCCGGTGCCTCGACGCTTCCTGATCTGTCCACCTATGATCGCATTCTGGTCGCCTTCTCCGGTGGCAAGGATTCTATCTGCTGTCTGTTGCGACTACTGGAGTTGGGTATCCCCAAAGACAGGATTGAATTGCATCATCATTTGGTTGATTCAAGGGGCCACAACCTTTTCGACTGGCCTGTCACCGAGAGCTATTGCCGCAAATTTGCCCAAGCCTTCGACCTTCCTCTGTATATGAGCTGGCTAGAAGGTGGGCTAGAACGCGAGATGTGTCGCAAGGACCAACCCAAAGCACCCACACACTTCCAGACTCCTAATGGTGAGCAAATATCTGGGGGGCAAGGCAAGCCTGGAACTCGGCGCAAGTTCCCAGCAAAGACCGCTGACCTCAAAACTCGGTGGTGTTCTTCCTATCTGAAGATTGATGTTCTCAGCACCGCCATTGCCAATCAATCTCGGTTCAACCATGCTCGAACTCTGGTGGTAACCGGAGAGCGGGCACAGGAGAGTGCCGCTAGAGCAAAGTATCTCACCTTGGAGCCACACCGAACTGATCGGCGGGATAGCCTCAAACTCAGGCGACATATTGACCACTGGCGACCCGTCCACTCATATACGAGTGAGCAAGTCTGGGAGATGATTCAGCGCTGGGGAGTCCTGGCACATCCTGCCTACTACCTCGGCTGGGGTCGGCTGAGCTGTCAGTTCTGCATTTTCGGCTCACCTAATCAGTGGGCTTCTAATGCGGCCATCTCGCCAGAGCGCACAAAGCGGTTGCACCAGTACGAGCAAGAGTTTCAACACACCATCGACAACAAGCTTTCCATCCCAGACATGGCCGATAAGGGAACGGCTTACGCTGCCATCCACCAGCATCCTGATCAGCTTCGACTTGCCCTGAGCAATGAATACACAGCCCCAATCCTCGTTGACCCGAATACCTGGACCCTGCCTGCTGGGGCATTTGGGGAGAGCGCAGGACCGACTTAA